In Nitrospira sp., a single genomic region encodes these proteins:
- a CDS encoding PHP domain-containing protein: protein MASSFVHLHLHTQFSLLDGANQIAPLVQQIKSFGQPAVAMTDYPPLV from the coding sequence ATGGCTTCCTCCTTCGTTCATCTCCATCTGCATACCCAGTTCAGCCTCCTCGACGGCGCGAATCAGATCGCGCCGCTCGTGCAGCAGATCAAGTCCTTCGGTCAGCCGGCCGTGGCCATGACCGACTATCCCCCACTGGTTTGA
- a CDS encoding BrnT family toxin codes for MSDLRFEWDEPKAKQNIRKHGVSFEEAQTVFGDDHAIRFYDPDHSEDKDRFIMLGVSFKLRILVVCHCYQESDFVIRIISARKATRQESAHYRR; via the coding sequence ATGAGCGATTTGCGATTCGAATGGGATGAACCAAAGGCGAAGCAAAATATTCGGAAGCACGGCGTGTCGTTTGAAGAAGCCCAGACAGTGTTCGGGGATGATCATGCCATTCGATTCTACGATCCGGACCATTCGGAGGACAAGGACCGGTTCATCATGCTTGGCGTCAGTTTCAAGCTTCGAATCCTGGTCGTCTGCCACTGTTATCAAGAAAGCGACTTCGTGATTCGTATCATTTCAGCGAGGAAAGCCACTCGACAGGAATCAGCACACTACCGGAGGTGA
- a CDS encoding type II toxin-antitoxin system RelE/ParE family toxin translates to MIKTFADRRTRELYESGKSKRFPPGIWERAVRKLEYLDLVTSVTELSVLPSNRLHKLERDRVGQYSISINAQWRVCFRFEDGDAYEVEIADYH, encoded by the coding sequence GTGATCAAGACCTTTGCCGACAGGCGTACGAGAGAGCTGTACGAAAGCGGTAAGTCGAAGCGCTTTCCTCCGGGAATCTGGGAGCGGGCAGTGCGTAAGTTGGAATATCTAGATCTCGTGACGAGCGTAACTGAGCTGTCTGTACTTCCGAGCAATCGACTTCACAAATTGGAACGAGACCGGGTCGGGCAGTATTCGATCTCCATCAACGCCCAATGGCGAGTGTGTTTTCGATTTGAAGATGGCGATGCGTACGAGGTTGAGATAGCCGATTATCATTGA
- a CDS encoding putative toxin-antitoxin system toxin component, PIN family encodes MPRAVLDTNILISALITPRGTPAKVLQSWRAGHFDVVTSQPLLLELREALSRPHLKDLYRLSLSDIRDFVTLFTSAALVVTAPDVTSALLRDPDDLQVLACALAGEADYIVTGDLDLLHLQSFEGIKIVRPSMFLQLLISST; translated from the coding sequence GTGCCTAGGGCCGTCCTCGATACCAACATTCTCATCAGCGCTCTCATCACCCCTCGCGGGACTCCGGCAAAGGTATTACAGTCATGGCGGGCTGGACACTTCGATGTGGTTACCAGTCAACCGCTGCTTCTCGAATTGCGAGAAGCCCTCTCTCGCCCGCATCTGAAAGACCTCTACCGCCTTTCGCTCTCAGACATTCGCGACTTCGTCACCTTATTCACCAGCGCCGCCTTGGTTGTCACGGCACCGGACGTTACGTCAGCACTCCTCCGTGACCCAGACGACCTTCAAGTGCTGGCCTGCGCCTTGGCGGGCGAAGCAGACTATATTGTCACCGGCGATCTCGACCTTCTCCATCTGCAATCCTTTGAAGGGATAAAGATTGTTCGTCCATCTATGTTTCTCCAACTCCTTATTTCGTCCACATAG
- a CDS encoding acetyl-CoA carboxylase carboxyltransferase subunit alpha → MRDYLEFEKPVREIEEKIEKLAAANSGKASTQEEIRKLRGKLAQVETQLYSTLTPWQRTQLARHPQRPSTLDYISELSRGFLELHGDRSFGDDRAIVGGFAKFNDRTVMIIGHQKGKTLKERMQRNFGMPNPEGYRKALRLMRLAEKFGHPIITFIDTPGAYPGIGAEERGQAEAIARNLLVMSRLKVPILSVVIGEGGSGGALALGVSDRVLMLEHSVYSVISPEGCAAILWDNPAKVPDAAMALKITAQDLMGLGVIDEIVPEPLGGAHREPKAVCDRVAKALTNQLFQLLDLPHNELLNQRDLKFRKMGAVEGLVAQA, encoded by the coding sequence ATGCGCGACTATCTCGAGTTTGAAAAGCCGGTCCGCGAGATCGAAGAAAAGATCGAAAAGTTAGCGGCGGCCAATTCAGGTAAAGCCTCCACGCAGGAAGAAATCCGGAAGTTGCGCGGAAAACTTGCGCAGGTCGAGACCCAGCTCTATAGCACATTGACCCCCTGGCAACGGACCCAACTGGCCCGCCACCCCCAGCGTCCCAGCACACTCGATTACATCAGCGAACTCAGCCGCGGATTTTTGGAACTCCATGGGGATCGCTCCTTCGGAGACGACCGGGCCATCGTCGGAGGATTTGCCAAGTTCAACGACCGTACGGTCATGATCATCGGACACCAGAAGGGCAAGACGCTGAAGGAGCGCATGCAGCGAAACTTCGGCATGCCCAATCCAGAAGGCTATCGGAAAGCCTTGCGGCTGATGCGCTTGGCGGAAAAGTTCGGCCATCCCATCATTACGTTCATCGATACTCCGGGAGCCTACCCCGGCATCGGCGCGGAAGAGCGCGGACAGGCGGAAGCCATCGCCCGCAATCTTCTGGTGATGTCGCGGCTCAAAGTCCCGATTCTGTCCGTTGTGATCGGCGAAGGCGGCAGCGGAGGCGCGCTGGCGCTGGGAGTGTCAGACCGCGTCCTCATGCTGGAACATTCGGTCTATTCGGTGATTTCTCCTGAAGGCTGTGCGGCCATTCTCTGGGACAACCCCGCCAAGGTCCCGGATGCGGCCATGGCCCTTAAGATTACGGCCCAGGACCTGATGGGGCTTGGCGTGATCGATGAGATCGTTCCCGAGCCCTTAGGCGGAGCGCACCGTGAACCCAAAGCCGTCTGCGACCGGGTTGCGAAAGCCCTCACCAATCAACTCTTTCAACTGCTCGATCTCCCGCACAATGAACTCCTGAACCAGCGCGATCTCAAATTTCGCAAGATGGGCGCCGTTGAAGGACTCGTCGCGCAGGCCTAG
- the purH gene encoding bifunctional phosphoribosylaminoimidazolecarboxamide formyltransferase/IMP cyclohydrolase produces the protein MASIKRALISVSDKTGVIEMAKGLEALGAEILSTGGTAKALRDAGVKVTDVAAYTGSPEILDGRVKTLHPKIHGGLLGRRSVPAHVDQMKQHNIGPIDVVVVNLYPFEATIAKPNCPFEEAIENIDIGGPSMLRSAAKNHEDVLVVVDPTDYTRVLDAAKAGTVSPVLRRELAMKVFQHTARYDSLIAGYLEKQVQGGDVKFPKILSLQFELAETLRYGENPHQQGAFYREFNSNEPSVSRGKILHGKAMSYNNFLDANSALELAKEYDECAVAIIKHNNPCGVALGATPVEAYVKARATDPVSAFGGVLAFNRPVDLATAKEITSTFVEVVIAPGFAEDALAELKRKKDLRLLDVGPLTKVPQVGLDLKKLVGGLIVQDRDLGVLTDLRTLQVPTARKPTDEEYAACAFAWKVCKHVKSNAIIYATPGQTVGIGAGQMSRVDSVKLAVMKAQMPVKGCVMASDAFFPFRDGLDAAAQAGITAVIQPGGSIRDAEIIKAADEQGLAMIMTAMRHFRH, from the coding sequence ATGGCCAGCATCAAGCGGGCGCTGATTAGTGTTTCAGATAAAACGGGAGTCATCGAGATGGCCAAGGGCTTGGAAGCTCTTGGGGCAGAAATTCTCTCGACGGGCGGGACGGCCAAGGCCTTGCGTGACGCGGGCGTGAAGGTCACGGATGTGGCGGCGTATACGGGCTCGCCGGAGATTCTTGATGGTCGTGTGAAGACGCTCCATCCGAAAATCCATGGCGGGTTGCTCGGTCGTCGCTCGGTGCCGGCTCATGTCGATCAGATGAAACAGCACAATATCGGCCCGATCGATGTCGTGGTGGTGAATCTCTATCCCTTTGAAGCCACCATCGCGAAGCCGAACTGCCCCTTCGAAGAAGCGATTGAGAATATCGATATCGGCGGTCCGTCGATGCTGCGCTCTGCGGCGAAGAATCATGAAGATGTGCTGGTCGTGGTCGATCCGACGGACTATACGCGTGTGCTGGATGCGGCAAAGGCAGGAACGGTCTCGCCTGTGTTGCGTCGCGAGCTGGCCATGAAGGTGTTTCAGCATACGGCGCGCTATGACAGCCTGATTGCGGGCTATCTCGAAAAGCAGGTGCAGGGCGGAGATGTGAAGTTCCCCAAGATCCTCTCGCTGCAATTCGAGTTGGCGGAGACGTTGCGGTACGGAGAGAATCCTCACCAGCAGGGCGCGTTCTATCGCGAATTCAACTCCAATGAGCCGTCGGTGTCGCGCGGGAAGATTCTGCACGGGAAGGCGATGTCGTACAACAACTTCCTCGACGCGAATTCGGCCCTTGAGCTGGCGAAAGAATATGACGAGTGTGCGGTTGCCATCATCAAGCACAACAATCCCTGCGGTGTGGCGCTGGGCGCGACGCCGGTCGAAGCCTATGTGAAGGCGCGTGCGACGGATCCGGTCTCGGCGTTCGGTGGCGTCCTGGCATTCAACCGGCCGGTCGATCTGGCCACCGCCAAGGAAATCACCTCAACGTTCGTCGAAGTGGTGATTGCTCCCGGGTTTGCCGAGGATGCGCTGGCCGAACTCAAGCGCAAGAAGGATCTGCGGTTGCTCGACGTCGGGCCGCTCACGAAGGTGCCGCAGGTTGGACTCGACCTCAAGAAACTCGTCGGCGGGTTGATCGTGCAGGATCGCGATTTGGGTGTGTTGACGGACCTTCGTACGCTGCAAGTCCCGACGGCGCGCAAGCCCACGGACGAGGAGTATGCGGCCTGCGCTTTCGCGTGGAAAGTCTGCAAACATGTGAAGTCGAACGCCATCATTTACGCAACGCCTGGCCAGACGGTCGGGATCGGCGCCGGGCAAATGAGCCGCGTCGATAGCGTGAAGCTGGCGGTGATGAAAGCGCAGATGCCGGTGAAGGGTTGCGTGATGGCCTCGGACGCGTTCTTCCCGTTCCGCGACGGTCTGGATGCGGCCGCGCAAGCCGGGATTACGGCGGTGATTCAACCGGGTGGCTCGATTCGCGATGCCGAGATCATCAAGGCGGCGGACGAGCAGGGGTTGGCGATGATTATGACCGCCATGCGCCACTTCCGCCACTAA
- a CDS encoding DUF4258 domain-containing protein yields MKTLDDIRRQFAAGEFEFSRHAFKRAIERNISDAEIRQAGAQASIIEDYPDDKYAPSSLLLGFTITGRPLHIQASHVDSDLLKIITIYEPDPAEWYDFTRRR; encoded by the coding sequence ATGAAAACGCTGGATGACATTCGTCGACAATTCGCTGCTGGTGAATTCGAGTTCAGCCGCCATGCGTTTAAGCGCGCCATCGAGCGAAATATCAGCGACGCCGAAATCCGACAGGCCGGGGCACAAGCCAGCATCATCGAGGATTATCCCGACGACAAATATGCGCCCAGCAGCCTGCTACTCGGATTCACGATCACAGGTCGTCCGTTGCATATTCAGGCCTCACACGTTGATTCAGATCTGTTGAAGATCATTACGATCTATGAGCCGGACCCCGCAGAGTGGTATGATTTCACCAGACGGAGGTAG
- the dnaE gene encoding DNA polymerase III subunit alpha — protein MASSFVHLHLHTQFSLLDGANQIEPLVQQIKSFGQPAVAMTDHGNMFGAIEFYRKAKDAGIKPIIGCEAYMALGSRHAKKDSGLAHNDYYHLILLARNLTGYQNLIKLSSKAYLEGFYYKPRMDKELLKEHHEGLIALSGCLSGEIPYLIGQKDMDGAMAVAGEFQEIFGKEHFYLEVQANGLDHQRIANAGLVEIHKKMNIPMAGTNDCHYLKKEDSHPHELMLCLQTGKTLSDPNRMKFDTDQLYVKSTEEITPAFAEFPGAVTNTCRIADNCDLELVLNKTHLPQYKVPEGYTRESYVEHLAIEGLKARLKERPSTILPAAYELRLREELMVICSMGFAGYFLIVWDIIRFARSRGIPVGPGRGSAAGSLVAYALRITDLDPLVYSLLFERFLNPERVSLPDIDMDFCMDRRGEVINYVVDKYGKDHVAQIITFGTLGAKAAIRDVGRVLEIPYAEADKVAKLIPNQLNMTLQQALEMEPKLTELVNTDARIAELMKVAQSLEGLARHASTHAAGVVISEGPLTDHVPLYKGANDEIVTQYTMGDVEKIGLVKFDFLGLKTLTMIHRAEILINETHPDQPPLAVEQLPFDDVKTFELLSSGKTTGIFQLESSGMRDLLTGFRPDRFEDIIAIIALYRPGPMDLIPDFIKRKQGKVPITYETPELEPILKDTYGVIVYQEQVMAIANKIAGFSLGQADILRRAMGKKKPEEMEKLRVKFLEGAKNNKIAEKKAEKLYELIQKFAGYGFNKSHAAAYAVVCYHTGYLKAHYPTEFMAALMTTDMGNQDKIVGYFTECRDLGIKVLGPDINESGKNFTVIDRAIRFGMAAIKNVGEGAVESVLAIRAETGPFKSFFDFCRRVDLHKVNKRMLEGLIKTGAFDSTAAKRAQLMAVMDQAVEDGAAAQRERDLGQTSIFGDEHSGPDTSATLATPPLPAIAEWDQALRLKYERELTGFYITAHPLTRYEATLKALSTATTVGLSDVSDGKEVRICGIIASVKSMITKKGDRMAYLNVEDLHGTVEVIAFPDLFKTAGELIAPERLVRITGTIDRGDKGTKLRGVKIEPLADVQTQSIKRVQIRLSDPSETTDQLPKLRDIFTRYPGNTTVSLTFSMGNALEADTVPLPNHTISPSEYFVADVEEVLGKGALSLLS, from the coding sequence ATGGCTTCGTCCTTCGTCCATCTCCATCTGCACACCCAATTCAGCCTCCTCGACGGCGCGAATCAGATCGAGCCGCTCGTGCAGCAGATCAAATCATTTGGCCAACCGGCCGTGGCCATGACCGACCATGGCAACATGTTCGGCGCGATCGAGTTCTATCGCAAAGCCAAGGATGCGGGAATCAAACCCATCATCGGATGCGAAGCCTATATGGCGCTCGGCAGCCGCCACGCGAAGAAAGACAGCGGGCTCGCCCATAACGATTATTACCATCTGATTCTCCTGGCTCGTAACCTGACCGGCTACCAGAATCTCATCAAGCTTTCTAGTAAAGCATACCTTGAAGGGTTCTACTATAAGCCTCGGATGGATAAGGAGCTTCTCAAGGAGCATCATGAAGGGTTAATTGCTCTGTCAGGCTGCCTTAGCGGTGAGATTCCCTACCTCATCGGCCAGAAAGACATGGACGGCGCCATGGCCGTGGCGGGCGAATTTCAAGAGATCTTCGGGAAGGAACACTTCTACCTCGAAGTGCAGGCCAACGGCCTCGATCACCAGCGCATCGCCAATGCCGGCCTGGTCGAAATCCACAAGAAGATGAACATCCCGATGGCAGGCACCAACGACTGCCACTACCTCAAAAAAGAGGATTCCCATCCGCACGAACTGATGCTCTGCCTCCAAACCGGCAAGACCCTCAGCGACCCGAACCGGATGAAGTTCGACACCGACCAGCTCTACGTCAAATCGACAGAAGAAATTACGCCGGCCTTTGCCGAGTTCCCCGGCGCCGTCACGAACACCTGCCGCATCGCCGACAACTGCGACCTGGAGCTCGTCCTCAACAAGACGCACCTGCCGCAATACAAAGTCCCGGAAGGCTATACGCGCGAATCCTACGTGGAACATCTGGCCATCGAAGGACTCAAGGCCCGGCTGAAAGAACGCCCCAGCACGATCCTGCCGGCCGCCTATGAGTTGCGACTGCGCGAAGAGCTGATGGTCATTTGCTCCATGGGCTTTGCCGGCTACTTCCTGATCGTCTGGGACATTATTCGCTTCGCCCGCTCACGCGGCATTCCCGTCGGGCCGGGACGCGGATCGGCGGCGGGCAGTCTCGTCGCCTATGCCCTGCGTATCACCGATTTGGATCCGCTCGTCTACAGTCTGCTCTTCGAGCGCTTTCTGAATCCGGAACGTGTGTCCCTCCCCGATATCGACATGGACTTCTGCATGGATCGCCGTGGCGAGGTGATCAACTACGTCGTCGACAAGTACGGCAAAGATCACGTCGCGCAGATCATCACGTTCGGGACACTCGGCGCGAAAGCCGCGATCCGCGATGTCGGCCGCGTGCTTGAAATTCCCTATGCCGAAGCCGACAAGGTCGCCAAGCTAATCCCCAACCAGCTCAACATGACGCTGCAACAGGCCCTTGAGATGGAGCCAAAGCTCACGGAGCTGGTCAACACCGACGCCCGAATCGCCGAGCTGATGAAAGTCGCCCAATCGCTGGAAGGGCTGGCGCGGCATGCCTCGACGCACGCCGCCGGCGTCGTCATCTCCGAAGGCCCGCTGACCGACCATGTGCCCCTCTACAAGGGGGCCAACGACGAAATCGTGACGCAATACACGATGGGCGACGTCGAAAAGATCGGCCTGGTCAAATTCGACTTCCTCGGTCTCAAGACCCTGACCATGATCCACCGGGCTGAAATTCTCATCAACGAAACGCATCCTGACCAACCGCCGCTCGCGGTGGAACAGCTCCCGTTCGATGACGTGAAAACATTCGAGCTTCTCTCCTCCGGCAAGACCACCGGGATCTTCCAATTGGAAAGTTCCGGGATGCGCGATCTGCTCACCGGCTTCCGGCCGGACCGGTTTGAGGACATCATCGCCATCATCGCGCTCTACCGCCCCGGCCCGATGGATCTGATCCCCGACTTCATCAAGCGCAAGCAGGGCAAAGTCCCAATTACCTATGAGACGCCCGAACTTGAGCCGATCCTGAAGGACACCTACGGGGTCATCGTCTATCAGGAACAGGTCATGGCGATCGCCAACAAGATCGCCGGCTTCTCGCTGGGACAAGCCGACATTCTCCGCCGTGCTATGGGTAAGAAGAAGCCGGAGGAGATGGAGAAGCTGCGCGTCAAATTCCTGGAGGGCGCGAAGAACAACAAGATCGCCGAGAAGAAGGCGGAGAAGCTCTACGAACTGATTCAAAAGTTCGCCGGGTACGGGTTCAACAAGTCGCACGCGGCGGCCTATGCCGTGGTTTGCTATCACACCGGCTACCTCAAAGCGCACTACCCGACTGAGTTTATGGCCGCACTCATGACCACGGACATGGGCAACCAGGATAAGATCGTCGGCTACTTCACCGAATGCCGCGACCTCGGCATCAAGGTACTGGGGCCGGATATTAACGAGAGCGGCAAGAACTTTACGGTCATCGACCGCGCCATCCGGTTCGGCATGGCGGCGATCAAGAACGTGGGCGAAGGAGCCGTTGAATCCGTCCTCGCCATACGGGCAGAGACCGGTCCGTTCAAATCCTTCTTCGATTTCTGCCGACGCGTCGACCTCCACAAAGTGAACAAGCGCATGCTGGAAGGCCTGATCAAAACCGGCGCCTTCGATTCCACCGCCGCGAAACGGGCGCAGCTCATGGCCGTGATGGATCAAGCCGTGGAAGACGGCGCCGCCGCACAGCGCGAGCGCGACCTCGGACAAACCAGCATTTTCGGCGACGAGCACAGCGGCCCCGATACCTCCGCCACGCTGGCCACGCCGCCGCTTCCGGCGATCGCCGAATGGGATCAAGCGCTACGATTAAAATATGAGCGGGAATTGACGGGATTCTATATTACCGCCCATCCACTCACCCGGTATGAAGCGACACTCAAAGCCCTCTCGACGGCCACGACCGTCGGACTCTCGGACGTGTCCGACGGGAAAGAAGTCCGGATCTGCGGCATCATCGCGTCGGTCAAATCGATGATCACCAAAAAAGGCGATCGGATGGCCTATCTGAACGTCGAAGATCTGCACGGGACCGTCGAAGTCATTGCCTTCCCGGATCTCTTCAAAACAGCCGGCGAGCTGATTGCCCCGGAGCGGCTGGTGCGCATCACCGGCACCATCGACCGCGGAGACAAAGGCACCAAGCTTCGGGGTGTAAAGATCGAGCCGCTGGCCGATGTACAAACGCAATCCATCAAGCGCGTCCAGATCAGACTGTCGGATCCATCGGAGACCACCGACCAACTTCCGAAACTGCGCGATATTTTCACGCGTTACCCCGGCAACACGACGGTTTCACTGACGTTCTCGATGGGGAACGCCCTGGAAGCCGATACCGTCCCCCTGCCGAACCACACGATTTCCCCCAGCGAATATTTTGTGGCAGACGTTGAAGAAGTGCTAGGCAAAGGGGCCCTGTCTTTGCTATCTTAG
- the purD gene encoding phosphoribosylamine--glycine ligase produces MKILVVGSGGREHTMVWKLSQSPRKPQIFCAPGNAGIESLAACLPIKVDDITALKDFVIKEQVDLTVVGPEVPLANGIVDEFRKAKLKIFGPTKNAARLESSKIFSKDVMALAKIPTARAKSFEKMDEALAYVEAHELPVVIKADGLAQGKGVVIATTREQAKQAIVDSMEHAVFGQAGQRVLIEQFLDGEELTIMAFTDGKAVVPMLPAQDHKRVGDGDTGLNTGGMGAYCPAPLGTPALRMQVTRDVLQPIVSAMSRMGSPFQGVLYAGIMVVKGVPYVLEFNARMGDPETQVVLPLLKSDLIDVIEAVVEHRLDQLTVEWHDDCAVCVVMTSEGYPGSYETGKAIHGLADGDPSATVFHAGTVRKGSDVVTAGGRVLGVTGRGATIADAQQAAYRQVQRISFDGQHYRTDIAHRALRRSS; encoded by the coding sequence ATGAAAATTCTTGTCGTCGGGAGCGGTGGGCGCGAACATACGATGGTGTGGAAGCTCTCGCAGAGTCCGCGGAAACCGCAAATTTTCTGTGCGCCGGGGAATGCCGGGATCGAGTCGCTGGCGGCTTGTCTGCCGATCAAGGTGGACGATATTACGGCCCTCAAAGATTTTGTCATCAAGGAACAGGTTGATCTGACGGTGGTGGGCCCGGAAGTGCCGCTGGCGAACGGCATTGTCGATGAGTTTCGTAAGGCCAAGTTGAAAATCTTTGGTCCGACCAAAAATGCCGCCCGGCTGGAATCCAGCAAGATCTTTTCGAAGGATGTGATGGCCTTGGCCAAGATTCCGACGGCACGGGCGAAGAGTTTTGAAAAGATGGACGAGGCGCTCGCGTATGTCGAGGCGCACGAACTCCCGGTCGTCATTAAGGCCGATGGGCTGGCGCAGGGCAAGGGCGTGGTCATTGCGACCACTCGCGAGCAGGCGAAGCAGGCGATCGTCGATTCGATGGAACATGCCGTCTTCGGGCAGGCCGGCCAGCGCGTGCTCATCGAACAATTCCTCGACGGCGAAGAACTCACCATCATGGCGTTTACGGATGGTAAGGCGGTGGTGCCCATGTTGCCGGCACAGGATCACAAGCGTGTGGGCGACGGCGACACGGGGCTCAACACGGGGGGGATGGGCGCCTACTGCCCGGCTCCGTTGGGCACCCCGGCCTTGCGTATGCAGGTCACTCGCGACGTGTTGCAGCCGATTGTGTCGGCGATGTCCCGAATGGGTTCTCCGTTTCAAGGGGTGTTATACGCCGGAATCATGGTCGTGAAGGGCGTGCCCTATGTGCTCGAGTTCAATGCGCGTATGGGCGATCCTGAAACACAGGTGGTGTTGCCGCTGCTGAAGTCTGATCTCATCGATGTGATCGAGGCCGTTGTCGAGCATCGGCTGGATCAGTTGACGGTGGAGTGGCATGACGACTGTGCCGTGTGTGTGGTGATGACGTCGGAGGGCTATCCCGGTAGTTATGAAACGGGAAAGGCCATCCACGGACTTGCTGACGGCGATCCCTCAGCGACGGTGTTTCATGCCGGCACTGTCCGAAAGGGCTCTGACGTGGTGACCGCCGGTGGCCGGGTCTTAGGCGTCACCGGGCGAGGGGCCACGATCGCGGACGCGCAACAGGCCGCCTACCGGCAGGTTCAGCGGATTTCTTTCGACGGACAGCATTACCGGACGGATATCGCCCATCGCGCTCTTCGGCGCAGCAGCTAG
- a CDS encoding putative Ig domain-containing protein, with the protein MRILTLTKPSVMSNTKSALANLWTLGLMLLLAIGAVSCGDVSTAPVPAPGPGALTITTDSLPDGTVSQPYAWTLGGSGGTTPYNWSVTPALPANLQLDTATGAITGTPVAESSITYTFSLRDSSAPNQTIQKPLLLTINSAPVPPTITTTSLPSGTVNQIYPPNTILQASGGTPPYTWSVNPALPNGLQLNLVSSGSISGTPQAGTNGTATYTFTVLDSTVPFNLTNNKQLSLTINLTVPTLAITFPAGSTLPDANVNTLYRQTLLASGGTPPYTWSVSPALPTWLQLDAATGILTGTPTATATITRTYTVRDSTLPTNRTTSRSITIRVRN; encoded by the coding sequence GTGCGGATATTAACCCTGACGAAACCCAGCGTGATGAGCAACACAAAGAGCGCCCTTGCGAATCTGTGGACTCTTGGCCTGATGCTCCTCCTTGCGATCGGAGCCGTGTCCTGCGGCGACGTCTCTACGGCTCCCGTCCCTGCACCAGGACCAGGCGCGCTAACGATCACGACCGATTCTTTACCTGATGGAACGGTCAGTCAGCCCTACGCATGGACGTTGGGAGGATCCGGCGGAACGACACCCTATAACTGGTCCGTGACACCTGCGTTGCCTGCCAACCTCCAGCTCGATACTGCAACAGGAGCAATTACCGGCACACCAGTCGCAGAGAGTTCGATCACATATACGTTTAGCTTGAGAGACTCTTCCGCACCGAACCAGACCATACAGAAGCCCTTGCTGTTAACGATTAATTCGGCACCGGTCCCTCCGACGATCACCACCACGTCACTTCCGTCAGGAACAGTGAATCAGATCTATCCTCCCAACACGATCTTGCAAGCGAGCGGCGGCACGCCGCCCTACACCTGGTCCGTGAACCCTGCGCTCCCAAATGGATTGCAGCTGAATCTTGTGTCATCCGGCTCGATCAGCGGCACTCCTCAGGCGGGCACAAACGGTACTGCCACCTATACATTTACCGTCCTTGACTCGACCGTGCCCTTCAATCTGACGAACAACAAGCAGCTTAGCTTGACGATCAATCTTACGGTGCCCACGTTAGCAATCACATTTCCCGCAGGCTCCACACTTCCAGACGCAAATGTAAACACGTTGTATCGCCAGACACTCCTAGCTTCAGGCGGTACCCCTCCCTATACCTGGTCGGTCTCTCCCGCTCTGCCTACGTGGCTCCAGCTTGATGCCGCCACCGGAATACTTACCGGTACGCCGACAGCCACAGCCACAATCACCCGAACATACACCGTTCGCGATTCTACATTGCCGACCAATCGCACCACTTCGCGATCGATCACGATTCGCGTAAGAAACTAG
- a CDS encoding YgiT-type zinc finger protein, translating to MFRCHVCGKSESRQELVSEVFDIEGKPVRVEEIPATVCLHCGEAVFSRDATERVRRMVHGEAKPFKSIQMDVFAYR from the coding sequence ATGTTTCGCTGTCATGTGTGCGGCAAGAGCGAAAGTCGTCAAGAACTGGTGAGCGAGGTCTTTGATATCGAGGGCAAGCCCGTGCGCGTTGAGGAAATTCCTGCGACGGTCTGCCTCCATTGCGGCGAAGCTGTTTTCAGCCGCGACGCCACCGAGCGAGTTCGGCGCATGGTGCATGGGGAAGCGAAACCCTTTAAGTCTATTCAGATGGACGTGTTCGCCTACCGCTAA
- a CDS encoding HigA family addiction module antitoxin translates to MSIPNKRQRKVRPTHPGVMLREDFLPEYGLTVSSFAKSLRVSRQTVNELLRERRAVSPEMALRLSRLFGNSPEFWLNAQRAVDLWEAARNIKGTINHISPLTAA, encoded by the coding sequence ATGAGCATCCCCAACAAGCGACAGCGTAAAGTCCGGCCCACGCATCCTGGGGTGATGCTGCGGGAGGATTTCTTGCCGGAGTATGGCTTGACCGTATCCAGCTTTGCCAAATCTCTTCGGGTGTCTCGCCAGACGGTGAATGAGTTGCTGCGGGAACGGCGTGCAGTGAGTCCTGAGATGGCGTTGCGACTCTCTCGCTTATTCGGCAACAGCCCTGAATTCTGGTTGAATGCACAGCGTGCGGTGGACTTGTGGGAGGCTGCGCGGAACATCAAGGGTACGATCAATCACATCTCCCCGCTGACCGCTGCTTAG